From Mucilaginibacter rubeus, a single genomic window includes:
- a CDS encoding type II secretion system protein GspD, whose protein sequence is MGKRFLLFLFFIIIAGRLSPAIAQETERVQGIHQKLDDLAVRVPGLGQRVQLRISGISIREYLNALGRANNLNISVDPTLTVVVNDNFNNATAANILMLLAQKYNLDITVVGTIIYITPFQDPNRFVKPLLKDINAKYNQAENKLSLELQNDSLPAVAKKISQVSGKNVIVPGSLQAKLVTAFIEGAPFDGALEKLAFTNELKMVKTGDGFYLFQPLGENEELYINGDKNTSVRKNFRPAGPVAGGATGLYVRIVNGQKLISADAVNAPINDMVKQASQETGKSYSIYSEIKGNITLHVMDVSYDTFLNLLFKSTEYTFHSESGIYVIGDRKQEGLRSYRAIHLQNRAIDTVMMMIPSDWKRGLEIKEFREQNTLLVSGSDAQINEVEAFIRQLDVLVPSVLVEVTLIDIHKSNTISTGISAGVSDSVKTGGTVLSGLDYTFGAKSINSFLSSLSKNSSINLGRVTPNFYISLKALEESNNVDVRSVPKLVALNGHTAKMSIGSKRYYKNTTQNVITTTATQSIFSNVYEAVNADLSIGIKPLVSGNDEVTLGISVNISDFTSIPTDGSPPPQSISKFETSLRVHSEDTIVLGGIERTESDESGSGIPILSRIPVLKWIFSSRTKTKSKVVSVLFIKSTIIR, encoded by the coding sequence ATGGGGAAAAGATTTTTACTTTTTTTATTTTTTATCATTATTGCCGGACGCCTGAGTCCAGCCATCGCGCAGGAAACGGAACGTGTCCAGGGGATCCATCAGAAACTTGACGACCTGGCCGTAAGGGTCCCCGGCCTCGGGCAGCGTGTACAGCTGCGTATCAGCGGGATATCGATCCGCGAATACCTGAATGCTCTTGGCCGCGCCAATAACCTGAACATTAGTGTGGATCCCACACTTACGGTCGTCGTCAATGACAATTTTAACAATGCGACCGCAGCAAATATCCTCATGCTGCTGGCACAGAAATACAACCTGGATATTACCGTGGTAGGAACGATCATTTATATCACACCTTTCCAGGACCCCAATCGTTTTGTGAAACCTTTGTTGAAGGATATCAACGCGAAGTATAACCAGGCAGAGAATAAACTGTCGCTGGAATTGCAGAATGACAGCCTGCCGGCGGTAGCTAAAAAGATCAGCCAGGTTTCAGGTAAGAATGTGATCGTGCCGGGTTCGCTACAGGCTAAACTTGTAACGGCATTCATCGAAGGAGCTCCTTTTGACGGGGCACTGGAAAAGCTGGCTTTTACCAATGAATTGAAGATGGTGAAGACCGGTGACGGCTTTTACCTGTTCCAGCCATTGGGAGAAAACGAGGAGCTGTATATCAATGGGGATAAAAACACTTCTGTCCGGAAGAATTTCAGGCCTGCCGGGCCTGTTGCCGGAGGCGCAACGGGCTTATATGTCCGGATCGTAAATGGTCAGAAACTGATCTCAGCTGATGCGGTTAACGCACCGATCAATGATATGGTCAAGCAGGCCTCACAGGAAACGGGTAAAAGTTATTCGATCTATTCGGAGATCAAAGGCAACATTACCTTACACGTGATGGATGTAAGTTATGATACGTTTCTCAACCTGCTGTTCAAAAGTACGGAGTATACATTTCACTCAGAAAGCGGGATCTATGTTATCGGAGACAGAAAACAGGAAGGTCTAAGGTCTTACCGGGCGATCCATCTGCAAAACCGGGCGATCGATACGGTAATGATGATGATCCCGTCCGACTGGAAACGCGGACTGGAGATCAAAGAGTTCCGGGAACAGAACACCCTGCTCGTGTCAGGATCGGATGCACAGATCAACGAAGTGGAAGCCTTTATCAGGCAGCTTGACGTTTTGGTGCCAAGCGTACTGGTTGAAGTGACGCTGATCGATATCCATAAATCAAATACAATCTCTACCGGGATCTCAGCCGGCGTTTCCGATAGCGTAAAAACCGGAGGCACGGTTCTTTCGGGCCTTGATTACACGTTCGGGGCCAAATCAATCAACAGTTTTCTCAGCAGCCTGAGTAAAAACAGCTCGATTAACCTGGGCCGGGTAACGCCTAACTTTTATATCAGCCTGAAAGCGCTGGAGGAAAGCAATAATGTCGATGTTCGCTCAGTGCCCAAACTGGTTGCCCTGAACGGGCACACTGCTAAGATGAGCATCGGCAGTAAAAGATATTATAAAAATACGACCCAGAATGTGATCACAACCACGGCCACGCAATCTATTTTTTCGAATGTTTATGAAGCTGTTAATGCTGATTTATCCATCGGGATCAAGCCGCTTGTATCGGGCAATGATGAAGTGACGCTTGGGATCAGCGTTAATATTTCTGACTTTACTTCTATCCCGACGGACGGCTCTCCGCCCCCACAGTCAATCAGCAAGTTTGAAACCAGTTTGCGGGTACATAGCGAAGATACCATTGTACTGGGTGGTATAGAACGAACGGAAAGTGACGAAAGCGGCTCAGGAATTCCGATACTTTCCCGAATCCCGGTGCTGAAATGGATTTTCAGCAGCCGGACGAAAACCAAATCAAAAGTGGTCAGTGTATTATTTATCAAATCGACAATTATCAGATAG
- a CDS encoding GspE/PulE family protein, whose amino-acid sequence MEREEIFLLTENLHLLSKEQAWHYRVLPERGTELLMELYCEAGVDEGSLAAELEVLLGKEILLKPVPVTTVARLLSKYYLRENAAEGTAQLQMSRHADDFLENLISEAKSLKSSDIHIEKYEHKCRVRIRIDGNMVERYLLKNEDYPALINKIKIYANLDIAEKRLPQDGRINFKSGDQQFDIRVSVLPTLYGEKAVLRLLNNDATDIDLNSLGFSDTDLENYLQGVKSPNGILLISGPTGSGKTTTLYATLKLLNKETRNILTIEDPVEYTLEGINQVQLKESIGLGFAAALRTFLRQDPDVIMVGEIRDPETANMAIRAALTGHLVLSTIHTNSAWGTVSRLIDMGIPSFLVANTLSTTVAQRLIRLLCPHCKTLHDFDNSLYPRQYRPSRDLAYHYKPHGCEQCYYTGYKGRKAIYEVIPIDLDLAEEIKKGNANIHSLLAGRGIHTLAENAFNIFSEGLTSIDEIYPLLFNY is encoded by the coding sequence ATGGAAAGGGAAGAAATATTTTTGCTGACGGAAAACCTCCACCTGCTGAGTAAGGAACAGGCCTGGCATTACCGGGTATTGCCCGAGCGTGGAACAGAGCTGCTGATGGAACTGTATTGTGAGGCTGGCGTAGACGAGGGCAGCCTGGCTGCTGAACTGGAAGTATTGCTGGGAAAAGAGATCCTGCTGAAACCGGTACCGGTAACAACGGTTGCCCGTTTGCTGTCAAAATATTACCTCCGGGAAAATGCGGCAGAAGGCACCGCACAGTTACAGATGAGCAGGCATGCGGATGATTTTCTTGAAAATCTTATTTCAGAGGCTAAAAGCCTGAAAAGCAGCGATATTCATATTGAAAAATATGAACATAAATGCCGGGTCAGAATCCGGATCGATGGGAATATGGTGGAGCGTTACCTGCTCAAAAATGAAGATTATCCGGCGCTGATCAACAAGATCAAGATCTACGCTAACCTGGATATTGCTGAAAAGCGGCTTCCGCAAGATGGCAGGATCAACTTTAAAAGCGGGGATCAGCAGTTCGATATCCGTGTGTCTGTGTTGCCGACCTTATACGGAGAAAAAGCAGTACTCAGGCTGTTGAATAATGACGCGACCGATATTGATCTGAACAGTCTTGGCTTTTCGGATACTGACCTGGAAAATTACCTCCAGGGTGTGAAAAGCCCCAATGGTATCCTGCTGATCAGCGGGCCGACGGGTTCGGGAAAGACAACCACACTGTACGCAACGTTAAAATTATTGAATAAAGAGACCCGGAATATCCTCACCATAGAGGACCCGGTGGAATACACGCTGGAGGGGATCAACCAGGTACAGCTTAAAGAATCAATAGGGTTGGGTTTCGCGGCGGCACTGCGCACTTTCCTCAGACAGGATCCGGATGTGATCATGGTAGGTGAGATCCGGGACCCGGAAACAGCCAATATGGCCATCCGGGCGGCACTGACCGGTCACCTGGTATTGTCAACAATCCATACCAATTCAGCCTGGGGAACAGTGTCACGCCTGATCGATATGGGGATACCGTCTTTCCTGGTGGCTAATACCCTGAGTACAACAGTAGCGCAGCGGCTTATCCGGCTGCTGTGCCCGCATTGCAAAACACTTCATGATTTTGACAATTCGCTGTATCCGCGCCAGTACCGGCCGTCGCGTGATCTGGCTTACCATTACAAGCCGCATGGCTGTGAACAGTGTTACTATACCGGTTATAAAGGAAGAAAAGCGATCTATGAAGTAATCCCGATCGACCTTGACCTGGCCGAAGAGATCAAGAAGGGAAACGCTAATATCCACAGTCTTCTGGCGGGTCGCGGTATCCATACACTGGCAGAGAATGCTTTCAATATATTCAGCGAGGGCCTGACTTCTATTGACGAGATCTACCCGCTGTTATTTAATTATTAA
- a CDS encoding helix-turn-helix domain-containing protein yields MGLTLKDLGYRINKDPQSISRVERGNINPTYLYLLDVCKGLEIDITELLRK; encoded by the coding sequence ATGGGGCTTACGCTGAAGGATCTGGGATACAGGATCAATAAGGACCCGCAGTCAATCAGCCGTGTCGAAAGGGGTAATATCAACCCGACCTACCTGTACTTGTTGGATGTCTGCAAGGGCCTTGAGATCGACATTACTGAATTACTGAGAAAATAA
- a CDS encoding type IV pilin protein — MRLPKLKSQKRLPAYTLTEILVVLVIIGILILLILPNLLPLITKAKSTEAKLQLSHLQMLEKTYFYEHSKYSKDLGELGFIQEKLSTEGKDAKANYRIEIVNVSNTGFTARATSVVDFNGNGTFNVWEIDQDKNLKEVTPD, encoded by the coding sequence ATCACAAAAACGCCTTCCCGCGTACACACTTACCGAGATCCTGGTTGTACTGGTGATCATCGGTATACTCATTCTGTTGATCCTTCCGAATTTACTCCCATTGATTACGAAAGCAAAAAGTACGGAGGCCAAATTGCAGCTCAGTCATTTGCAGATGCTGGAGAAAACGTATTTCTATGAGCATTCCAAGTATTCGAAGGATCTGGGCGAACTGGGTTTTATCCAGGAGAAGCTGAGTACGGAAGGGAAGGATGCGAAAGCCAATTACCGGATCGAAATCGTTAATGTTTCCAATACCGGTTTTACTGCCAGGGCTACTTCTGTTGTGGATTTTAATGGAAATGGTACGTTCAACGTCTGGGAGATCGACCAGGATAAAAATTTAAAGGAAGTAACCCCCGATTGA